One window of Ictalurus punctatus breed USDA103 chromosome 22, Coco_2.0, whole genome shotgun sequence genomic DNA carries:
- the rusc2 gene encoding AP-4 complex accessory subunit RUSC2 isoform X2 produces the protein MDSPPKLAGETLIVHHIPLVHCQVSGSHQRCRSPLRKSNNPFSCPENLGLIRTTSLPERDVLQREALVYSSLIQTSSSSDAFEDEGMRGGEKKGVRGGSMASDTSSFTSSNSEDALPKVLTKKVHNRPSSLRHNPFLLNAQEDDYDDDDDDDDGHNLNGYLEDSSFHLHGNSNASLDDRVDLAPFHLHELGYNSGSFHLHESLEKPWGSDQKGASGRHFSARLEGLDLLGLDIQHRHGSNGSTLSMDCGEQEWDDDDDDQSMQGGRGSSECCGCSRTYPESFPDFAHGYCSDSSCNSSDGILVNFSTIYNKTNNIVPDKPINLNSSCTSSVSEPVCKGGAEYGSGGGAFYLDLHRSPTEAPQEATDLPSSSSCLCSSQPQGGKVELDANCNSYHNHEGLLPSETSANDLTSCMQSQAQLVVATQNYYKLVTCDVSTHSSPSPAGSSVTSCSDEHSKGSPTQPTEYFLFRHTKEREEEEEQGENAQCEKKAEPPMSNTDSMRSNVIEGQVYVNVSPPVGGASVGARLRSRSYDRNLDKTPQPRLGSLERMLSCPVRLSEGSSPGLPPPPRVTSFAEIARNKKKNGGSPSQKTGAEASSVHSHSSGEFSPILEDLSSLINSPHWSAPLRASPGGAAKETRTKAEGGLSSSADSSPAVVRYTKDQRPTTLPIQPFTLQQQFGKPQTKPVLPLLDEYINHMQARFGSAPSERDEEDSDDDGQRPRPSPLGSYSPPRSLSCPAPLSHTPTGVAKLVPLPPTPPPATRGHCFQRANRSILPTLPSSGLSPMAQLDPGPQEEEVKEAPVCMTQRPHNAHHLSPQALKWREYRRKNPLGVENKRDGSSSSPSSSSILSASASLTARRRTVRRNVFDFPPSNHALNFSRLNGQSLRCYSDLLPDYFSQTERPPEEFCLSPDATTEESISIDLHQKRGLVKAINTAVDLIVAHFGTSRDAGIKAKLGNSSVSPNVAHLILKYLCPAVCDVLHDGLRAYTLDIIIGQRRNQPWSVVEASTQLGPSTRVLHSLFLKVSQYSELTNHSMRLNAFILGLLNLQSLEFWFNHIYTHEDIIAAHYHPWGFLPLSQGACQPMFEELLLLLQPLSLLPFDLDLLFEPHQLQKGQEHLRCKEQLCSTRQGLEQSARSTFQLMRGPTEPIQLKQEVGSNPNRAEQLHRGRFALRCEGTWPRMDGAESKKQVRRVRRSDRAGSESESEGLVLHTGRMNGVGGEDKERERRKERERERDGERDRLRSKQAGWWFQLMQSSQVYIENSAEGSKFVKWEKRKKGSVAEGRRQTNPPPRVGVVEGAEAHQATHENPETTVCNDTRHTASTGTFPQSEQFKSIKGKPSWMGSPPESVLSELKRTNETQPEGAGAETQTAQNLRWGRLFGAGNVGKTEKTELKSSKNPKSMLPSGWLSLDRSVLDLVVQSVGKRAEPQALNTHSAETQHCQTQQDQTQEPNTQTTAAREVRALCHHIATETGHLSFHKGDVLRVLSRADSDWLLCSLGDAHGLVPIIYVTLNDEESEDPRGPQ, from the exons ATGGACAGTCCTCCGAAGCTGGCCGGAGAGACACTGATTGTTCATCACATCCCTCTAGTGCACTGCCAGGTTTCCGGTTCGCATCAGCGCTGCAGGAGCCCTCTGAGGAAAAGCAACAACCCGTTCAGCTGCCCAGAAAACCTGGGCCTGATCCGCACCACCTCGCTTCCCGAGAGAGATGTCCTCCAGCGCGAGGCTCTAGTGTACAGCAGCCTGATCCAGACCTCCAGCTCCAGCGATGCTTTTGAAGATGAAGGtatgagaggaggagagaaaaaaggagTGAGAGGTGGAAGCATGGCGAGCGACACTTCCTCTTTCACGTCCAGCAATTCTGAAGATGCACTTCCTAAAGTCCTGACCAAGAAGGTGCACAACAGGCCAAGCTCACTCAGACACAATCCCTTCCTGCTGAATGCGCAGGAAGacgattatgatgatgatgatgatgacgatgatggacACAACCTGAATGGATACTTGGAGGATTCTTCCTTTCACTTGCATGGAAACTCAAATGCATCCTTAGACGACAGAGTGGACTTGGCTCCATTCCATCTGCATGAGCTGGGCTACAACTCCGGATCGTTCCACCTGCATGAATCTTTAGAGAAGCCCTGGGGTTCTGACCAGAAGGGGGCTTCTGGGCGTCATTTTTCTGCCCGTCTCGAGGGGCTTGATCTTTTAGGGCTGGACATTCAGCATCGTCATGGCAGCAACGGCTCCACCCTGTCGATGGATTGTGGAGAGCAAGAGTGggacgacgatgatgacgatcAGTCCATGCAAGGTGGCCGAGGCAGTTCGGAATGTTGTGGATGCTCCCGGACGTATCCTGAATCGTTCCCAGACTTTGCACACGGTTACTGCAGCGATTCATCCTGCAACAGCTCTGACGGCATTCTGGTCAACTTCAGTACCATCTACAACAAGACGAACAACATCGTCCCTGACAAGCCAATCAACCTAAACAGCTCCTGCACCTCTTCCGTATCTGAGCCAGTCTGTAAGGGCGGGGCTGAATATGGAAGTGGAGGTGGAGCTTTTTACTTGGACTTGCACAGATCTCCAACGGAAGCTCCCCAGGAAGCCACCGACCTTCCGTCTTCCTCTTCCTGCCTATGCTCTTCCCAGCCACAAGGTGGCAAAGTGGAGCTTGACGCTAACTGCAATTCCTATCACAACCACGAAGGTCTGTTACCCTCTGAGACCTCAGCCAATGACCTCACTTCCTGTATGCAGAGCCAGGCACAGCTGGTTGTCGCAACCCAGAACTACTACAAGCTGGTAACCTGTGATGTTTCAACACATTCCTCCCCAAGTCCTGCAGGATCTTCAGTCACAAGCTGCTCTGATGAACACAGCAAAGGAAGTCCCACCCAGCCCACAGAGTACTTCTTGTTTAGGCACACTAAAGAgcgagaagaggaagaagagcaAGGAGAGAATGCACAG TGTGAGAAGAAGGCGGAGCCACCGATGAGTAACACTGATTCCATGCGTTCAAATGTGATTGAGGGACAAGTGTACGTCAACGTCTCACCACCTGTGGGAGGAGCTTCGGTCGGGGCCCGCCTTCGTTCCCGTAGCTATGATCGGAACCTGGACAAGACCCCACAGCCTCGTCTAGGCTCTCTGGAGCGCATGCTAAGCTGTCCTGTGCGTCTCAGTGAGGGTTCCAGCCCGGGCCTGCCTCCTCCACCACGCGTCACTTCCTTCGCTGAGATTGCAAGGAACAAAAAGAAGAACGGCGGATCTCCTTCTCAGAAGACTGGTGCCGAAGCCTCTTCTGTTCACTCCCACTCGTCTGGAGAGTTCTCCCCGATTCTTGAAGATCTGTCCTCACTGATTAACTCCCCCCACTGGAGCGCACCACTCAGAGCCTCGCCGGGGGGAGCAGCGAAAGAGACGCGGACCAAAGCAGAAG GTGGACTGTCCAGTTCTGCTGACTCGTCTCCAGCAGTAGTGCGCTACACTAAAGACCAGCGTCCCACTACGTTACCCATCCAGCCCTTCACCTTGCAGCAGCAGTTCGGGAAACCCCAGACGAAGCCCGTCCTCCCTCTGCTGGACGAGTACATCAATCATATGCAGGCTCGTTTTGGCTCCGCCCCATCTGAACGGGACGAGGAGGACTCAGACGACGATGGTCAGCGTCCCCGGCCGTCTCCTCTGGGCAGTTATTCGCCACCCCGATCCCTCTCCTGCCCTGCCCCGCTCTCTCACACCCCGACTGGGGTCGCCAAGCTGGTCCCACTACCCCCGACTCCTCCCCCTGCCACCAGGGGGCATTGTTTCCAGCGAGCTAATCGGAGTATATTACCCACACTGCCCAGCTCCGGCCTCAGTCCAATGGCACAGCTGGACCCGGGACCTCAGGAAGAGGAAGTGAAAGAAGCTCCTGTGTGTATGACACAGAGACCGCACAATG CACACCACCTCTCCCCACAGGCTCTTAAATGGAGGGAATACAGGCGTAAGAACCCTCTGGGTGTGGAAAACAAGAGAGACGGCAgttcttcctctccctcttcctcctccattcTGTCTGCTTCTGCTTCTCTGACTGCCAGGAGACGCACAGTGAGACGCAACGTCTTCGATTTCCCTCCATCAAATCATGCGCTGAACTTCAGCAGACTCAACG gTCAGTCATTGAGGTGTTACAGTGACCTGCTGCCAGATTATTTCTCTCAGACAGAGCGACCCCCGGAGGAGTTCTGCCTCTCACCTGACGCAACCACTGAAGAGTCCATCTCCATCGACCTGCATCAAAAGAGAg gTCTGGTGAAGGCCATAAACACAGCAGTGGATCTGATTGTGGCTCATTTCGGCACCAGTCGGGATGCAGGAATAAAG GCAAAGTTGGGCAACAGCTCGGTGAGTCCCAACGTGGCTCACTTGATCCTGAAGTACCTGTGTCCCGCCGTGTGTGACGTGCTGCATGACGGCCTGCGAGCGTACACACTTGACATCATCATTGGTCAGCGGCGCAATCAGCCCTGGAGCGTCGTGGAGGCCTCAACACAGCTCG gtcctTCTACACGTGTATTACACAGCCTCTTCCTGAAAGTCAGTCAGTACTCGGAGCTGACCAATCACAGCATGAGACTCAACGCCTTCATCCTAGGACTCTTAAA cTTGCAATCTCTGGAATTCTGgtttaatcacatatacacacatgaag ACATCATAGCGGCCCACTACCACCCATGGGGTTTCCTTCCCCTTTCTCAAGGGGCATGTCAGCCAATGTTTGAGGAGTTGCTGCTCCTGCTTCAGCCACTCTCGCTCCTGCCCTTTGACCTCGACCTTCTGTTCGAACCACATCAGCTGCAGAAAGGTCAAGAGCACCTGAGGTGCAAAGAGCAGCTCTGCTCCACCCGCCAGGGCCTCGAACAATCAGCTCGCTCCACGTTCCAGCTCATGAGGGGCCCGACAGAGCCTATACAGCTAAAACAAGAGGTGGGGTCAAATCCGAACAGGGCGGAGCAGCTTCACAGAGGCAGGTTTGCGTTAAGGTGTGAGGGAACCTGGCCTCGAATGGATGGGGCAGAGTCGAAAAAACAAGTGCGGAGGGTGCGAAGGAGCGACAGGGCAGGTAGTGAATCAGAGAGTGAAGGGCTCGTTTTGCACACAGGCAGGATGAACGGAGTGGGCGGGGAGgacaaagagagggagaggaggaaggaaagggaaagagagagagatggagagagagacaggttaaGAAGCAAGCAGGCAGGATGGTGGTTCCAGCTCATGCAGAGTTCTCAGGTCTACATCGAGAACTCTGCTGAGGGCTCCAAGTTTGTCAAGTGGGAGAAGCGCAAGAAAGGAAGTGTGGCTGAGGGGCGGAGACAAACCAACCCACCCCCAAGAGTGGGCGTGGTCGAAGGTGCAGAGGCTCATCAAGCAACGCATGAAAATCCAGAAACCACAGTGTGCAACGACACTCGTCATACCGCCAGTACCGGAACCTTTCCCCAATCAGAACAGTTCAAATCGATTAAAGGGAAGCCATCTTGGATGGGCAGTCCCCCGGAGTCAGTGCTGAGCGAGCTAAAGAGGACGAACGAGACACAGCCGGAGGGGGCAGGAGCGGAAACGCAGACAGCTCAGAATCTACGCTGGGGGCGATTGTTCGGAGCCGGAAACGTCGGCAAAACGGAGAAAACGGAACTCAAATCATCCAAGAACCCGAAAAGCAT GTTGCCGTCGGGTTGGCTGAGTTTGGATCGGTCCGTGCTGGACTTGGTGGTGCAGTCTGTTGGGAAAAGGGCGGAGCCTCAggcattaaacacacacagtgctgagaCACAACACTGCCAAACACAGCAGGACCAAACACAGGAGCCCAACACACAGACAACAGCTGCAcg tgaggTAAGGGCATTGTGCCACCACATCGCCACGGAAACAGGTCACCTGAGCTTCCATAAGGGTGATGTGTTGCGGGTCCTGAGCAGAGCggactctgattggctgctgtgCTCCCTTGGCGACGCCCACGGCCTGGTGCCGATCATCTACGTTACATTAAACGACGAGGAGAGCGAAGATCCTCGAGGGCcacagtga